From the Desulfohalovibrio reitneri genome, one window contains:
- a CDS encoding phospholipase D-like domain-containing protein, whose protein sequence is MLTAGENCWRVGRASKAALLPEGEAYFLAAAQSMAGARDRIRLAGWDFDSRVRLWRGDTPPVLPEAPSQLGPYLAHLVRRTPTLVVEILLWRYSLLYAPSREPLLFHRPDWLRHPRIRFRMDDDYPMGGSHHQKFLVCDGRVAFCGGLDMAPGRWDTERHEADDPRRVDARTGRYPPYHDAMLVFEGTPAIWLDELFRHRWWRGTGDRLAPAKRSGDAWPVSVEPWFTKIRMGLARTDPDFKGRPEVREVERLDVDLIKAARRRLYIENQYFTAEPILHALGERLLEEDGPEIMIVLPERCQDLLQRSTMDAMRREAVAFLRHRDKYGRLSLVYPDKADLGKKWVNVHAKLMVVDDRWLRVGSSNLNYRSMGLDTECDAVLDAENRFEAREMVEYARRRLLGIHLGVSPEAFRKAEEEAGSMAGAADRLGGSRRRLRSFDTPEEAGGETRSWLLDPSKPLLVDRVMDAWVLGGGEGTPYRHLIRLGLAAGVVGWLALHGAPQQPGFPQAVLLLTLAGLAFTPLQMVSGAASVFFPLGHALGLSWIGCLLAGLIGFGFGRLLGADRLSGLMGRKLEKLHRHVDRDPVSSAAVARLVSLDTYTSVSLAFGAGPSSLPAYMAGTAVGVVPGIVFANCLGALLAGLHAGFDWALLLLILLWAVGAGEYAVWLRRRLAGYDRGEPPP, encoded by the coding sequence ATGCTCACGGCGGGGGAAAACTGCTGGCGGGTGGGCAGGGCGTCCAAGGCCGCCCTGTTGCCCGAAGGGGAGGCCTATTTCCTGGCCGCGGCCCAGTCCATGGCCGGGGCGCGCGACCGCATCCGCCTTGCGGGCTGGGACTTCGACAGCCGGGTGCGGCTGTGGCGCGGCGACACCCCGCCCGTTCTCCCGGAAGCACCCAGCCAGCTTGGCCCCTATCTGGCCCACCTCGTCCGGCGCACCCCCACCCTGGTGGTGGAGATACTGCTCTGGCGATATTCCCTGCTCTACGCTCCCTCCCGCGAACCCCTGCTTTTTCACCGGCCGGACTGGCTGCGCCACCCGCGCATCCGCTTCCGCATGGACGACGACTACCCCATGGGCGGGTCGCACCACCAGAAGTTCCTGGTCTGCGACGGCCGGGTGGCCTTCTGCGGCGGATTGGACATGGCCCCCGGCCGCTGGGACACCGAACGACACGAAGCCGACGACCCCAGGCGGGTGGACGCGCGCACCGGCAGGTATCCCCCATACCACGACGCCATGCTTGTTTTCGAGGGAACGCCGGCCATTTGGCTGGACGAGTTGTTTCGCCACCGCTGGTGGCGCGGCACCGGAGACCGCTTGGCCCCGGCCAAGCGAAGCGGGGATGCCTGGCCCGTCTCGGTCGAGCCGTGGTTCACCAAGATACGTATGGGGTTGGCCCGTACCGACCCGGACTTCAAGGGACGTCCCGAGGTGCGCGAGGTGGAGCGGCTGGACGTTGACCTGATCAAGGCCGCGCGTCGCCGCCTGTACATCGAGAACCAGTACTTCACCGCCGAGCCCATACTGCACGCCCTGGGGGAGCGTTTGCTGGAGGAGGACGGCCCGGAGATCATGATCGTCCTTCCGGAGCGGTGCCAGGACCTCTTGCAGCGTTCCACCATGGACGCCATGCGGCGGGAGGCCGTGGCATTTCTGCGCCACCGCGACAAGTACGGACGCCTCTCCCTGGTCTACCCGGACAAGGCCGACCTCGGGAAGAAGTGGGTCAACGTGCATGCCAAGCTTATGGTGGTGGACGATCGCTGGCTGCGGGTCGGCTCCTCCAACCTCAATTATCGTTCCATGGGGCTGGACACGGAATGCGACGCGGTTTTGGACGCCGAGAACAGGTTCGAAGCGCGGGAGATGGTGGAGTATGCCCGCCGCCGGCTGTTGGGCATCCACCTGGGCGTATCCCCGGAGGCCTTCCGAAAGGCGGAGGAGGAGGCCGGGAGCATGGCCGGTGCGGCGGACAGGCTGGGCGGCTCGCGGCGGCGGCTGCGCTCTTTCGATACCCCCGAGGAAGCCGGAGGGGAGACCCGGTCCTGGCTGCTGGACCCTTCCAAACCGTTACTGGTGGACCGCGTCATGGACGCCTGGGTGCTTGGCGGGGGAGAAGGCACTCCCTACCGCCACCTCATCCGTCTGGGATTGGCCGCCGGAGTGGTGGGCTGGCTGGCCCTGCACGGCGCGCCCCAGCAACCGGGTTTTCCCCAGGCCGTGCTGCTGCTGACCCTGGCTGGCTTGGCCTTCACCCCGTTGCAGATGGTCAGCGGGGCGGCCTCGGTTTTTTTCCCGCTGGGCCACGCGTTGGGCTTGTCCTGGATAGGCTGCCTGCTGGCCGGGCTCATAGGTTTTGGTTTTGGCCGCCTGCTGGGAGCCGATCGTCTTTCTGGCCTTATGGGAAGAAAGTTGGAAAAACTGCACCGGCATGTGGATCGCGATCCGGTTTCCAGCGCCGCAGTGGCCCGCCTGGTCTCCCTGGACACCTACACCTCAGTCAGTCTGGCCTTCGGGGCCGGTCCCTCCAGCCTGCCCGCCTACATGGCGGGAACCGCCGTGGGCGTGGTGCCGGGCATCGTGTTCGCCAATTGCCTCGGCGCGCTGCTTGCCGGGTTGCATGCCGGATTCGACTGGGCGCTGCTGCTGCTCATTTTGCTTTGGGCCGTTGGAGCGGGAGAGTACGCGGTGTGGCTGCGCCGCAGGCTGGCGGGGTACGACCGAGGGGAGCCCCCGCCGTGA
- a CDS encoding phosphoribosyltransferase, producing MALYRNRDDAGRKLAESLADLRGEGNLIVLGLPRGGVPVAFPVAEKLNAPLDVFVVRKLGAPGQEEVAMGAIASGDVMVLNQGMISMINVTDAQIQQVAEREGKELRRREEVYRQGRPPLELRDKTVILVDDGAATGATMRVALKAIRELEPAKLVAALPVASKEACEAFAEQADRVECLATPEPFSAVGYWYDDFGQTKDQEVRSLLAMTR from the coding sequence ATGGCTCTGTATCGCAACCGGGACGACGCGGGCCGCAAGCTCGCCGAAAGCTTGGCGGACCTGCGCGGCGAAGGAAACCTTATTGTGTTGGGGCTGCCTCGAGGCGGTGTGCCGGTGGCCTTTCCCGTGGCGGAGAAGTTGAATGCGCCGCTGGACGTCTTCGTGGTCCGCAAATTGGGTGCGCCGGGGCAGGAGGAAGTGGCCATGGGGGCCATCGCCTCGGGGGACGTCATGGTCCTCAACCAGGGCATGATCAGCATGATCAACGTCACTGACGCCCAGATTCAGCAAGTCGCCGAGCGCGAGGGGAAGGAGCTTCGCCGACGCGAGGAGGTCTACCGTCAGGGCCGGCCGCCCCTTGAACTGCGTGACAAGACCGTCATATTGGTGGATGACGGGGCGGCCACCGGGGCCACCATGCGGGTGGCGCTCAAGGCCATTCGCGAACTGGAGCCCGCCAAGCTGGTGGCGGCTCTGCCCGTGGCCAGCAAGGAGGCCTGCGAGGCCTTTGCCGAACAGGCCGACAGAGTGGAATGTCTGGCTACGCCGGAGCCGTTCAGCGCGGTGGGCTATTGGTACGACGACTTCGGGCAGACGAAGGACCAGGAGGTGCGAAGCCTGCTGGCCATGACGAGGTAG